Proteins from a genomic interval of Vreelandella profundi:
- a CDS encoding type II toxin-antitoxin system Phd/YefM family antitoxin: MDAISYTAARTNLAKTMEQVCEDHSPMIITRSKSQSVVMISLDDYEALQETAHLLRTPKNARRLLESIDELEQGSGQEKELLE; encoded by the coding sequence ATGGATGCCATTAGCTACACAGCCGCTAGAACCAACCTAGCAAAAACTATGGAGCAAGTCTGTGAAGACCATTCTCCTATGATCATCACACGGAGCAAGTCACAATCTGTGGTAATGATATCTCTTGATGACTATGAGGCACTGCAAGAGACTGCACACCTTCTTCGCACACCAAAAAACGCCCGTCGTTTGTTGGAGTCCATTGACGAGCTAGAGCAAGGCAGTGGTCAAGAAAAGGAACTTCTTGAATGA
- a CDS encoding Txe/YoeB family addiction module toxin has protein sequence MKLIFSENAWEDYLYWQKTDKKILNRINKLIKETKREPFEGVGKPEALKHSLSGYWSRRINEEHRIVYKVTDDALLIAQLRHHY, from the coding sequence ATGAAACTCATCTTCTCCGAGAACGCCTGGGAGGACTATCTGTACTGGCAGAAAACTGACAAAAAGATTCTGAACCGAATCAACAAGCTGATAAAGGAGACCAAACGAGAACCGTTCGAGGGTGTTGGCAAACCGGAAGCCCTCAAACACAGCCTTTCTGGTTACTGGTCCCGCCGAATTAACGAAGAACACCGCATCGTTTATAAGGTCACGGATGACGCATTGCTCATTGCACAGCTTCGGCACCACTACTGA
- a CDS encoding helix-turn-helix domain-containing protein — protein sequence MSNEALTAEELGNKLLQSVKEMKASKSARVSLAAPNEVVEARSKTGLTQLQFAEVLHISARTLQEWEQGRRKPSGPAQALIEIAFRHPEVIREDLALRG from the coding sequence ATGAGTAATGAGGCCCTGACTGCAGAAGAGCTTGGCAACAAGTTGCTCCAATCAGTCAAAGAGATGAAAGCGAGCAAGTCTGCACGGGTTAGTCTGGCAGCGCCCAATGAGGTGGTAGAGGCTCGGAGCAAGACTGGTCTGACACAGCTTCAGTTTGCTGAGGTGCTACACATTTCTGCTCGCACATTGCAGGAGTGGGAGCAAGGGCGTCGTAAGCCATCGGGACCAGCTCAAGCACTTATAGAAATTGCCTTCCGTCATCCTGAGGTCATTCGTGAAGACCTCGCGCTTAGGGGTTAA
- a CDS encoding transcriptional regulator, with protein sequence MYTVIETPTFKADVDKIWSEDERNSFFSWLAANPEVGDPIPGSGGCRKVRWSVAGSGKRGGVRVVYFTRLANGEIWLLVIYKKAVRENIPAHILRSIREVLENE encoded by the coding sequence ATGTACACGGTCATCGAAACACCCACGTTCAAAGCAGACGTCGACAAAATCTGGTCGGAGGATGAGCGTAACAGTTTCTTTTCTTGGCTTGCAGCTAACCCAGAGGTTGGCGATCCGATTCCTGGCAGCGGCGGTTGTAGAAAAGTTCGTTGGTCAGTTGCTGGTTCCGGGAAACGCGGTGGCGTACGAGTTGTCTACTTTACTAGACTGGCAAATGGCGAAATTTGGCTTTTAGTTATCTACAAGAAGGCTGTTCGCGAAAACATCCCCGCGCATATCCTGAGGTCGATTCGAGAGGTGCTTGAAAATGAGTAA
- a CDS encoding VOC family protein, with amino-acid sequence MEVNRIDHLVLTVKNIDVTVQFYTSVMGMKEIEFGEGRKALSFGQQKINLHQLGNEFESKALNVKASSESLCFIIDTPITEAIKDIESKGVKVIEGPVSRTGALGTIHSAYFRDPDANLIEVSNYAVV; translated from the coding sequence GTGGAAGTAAACAGAATTGATCATCTAGTTCTTACTGTAAAAAATATTGATGTGACAGTTCAGTTTTATACATCTGTTATGGGTATGAAGGAAATTGAATTCGGTGAAGGCCGCAAGGCCTTAAGTTTTGGTCAGCAAAAAATTAATCTCCATCAATTAGGAAATGAATTTGAATCCAAGGCATTAAATGTTAAGGCGAGTTCAGAAAGTTTATGCTTTATCATAGATACGCCTATCACCGAAGCAATAAAAGATATTGAGAGTAAAGGTGTTAAAGTAATCGAAGGCCCAGTTTCTAGAACAGGCGCTTTAGGTACAATTCATTCGGCATACTTCAGAGATCCTGACGCAAATTTAATTGAGGTCTCTAATTATGCAGTCGTGTAA
- a CDS encoding DUF6037 family protein yields MKMTSLQELHKSMIAIRSDMQQFQVTLGAISFDCLFSTRDKPNFTLSLTSRGLNPKFFLLQVKTGYWIAPFFDEFYGELAKLLNAGRGSGNKLIPKEFLEKLNAVIPVKAIVERNPPPNEIIRLRPDVTEDRDRPYFDTWIYWSKDSGKGPSEENRYKTQMVLGDDAINYSKLRNASSRWSAVDLSREWKD; encoded by the coding sequence ATGAAGATGACTTCACTACAGGAACTGCACAAAAGCATGATCGCTATTCGCAGCGACATGCAGCAGTTTCAGGTGACTTTAGGCGCAATTAGCTTTGATTGCTTATTCTCAACGAGAGACAAGCCTAATTTTACGCTTTCATTAACATCCAGAGGATTAAACCCTAAATTCTTCTTGTTGCAAGTAAAAACTGGATATTGGATAGCACCTTTTTTTGATGAATTTTATGGTGAACTTGCAAAGTTGTTGAATGCTGGCAGGGGCTCTGGTAATAAATTGATACCAAAGGAGTTTCTTGAAAAACTCAATGCAGTGATTCCAGTTAAAGCGATAGTAGAAAGAAACCCTCCGCCGAACGAAATAATACGTTTGCGACCAGATGTCACAGAAGATCGAGATCGCCCATACTTTGATACCTGGATATACTGGTCTAAGGATAGTGGAAAAGGCCCAAGCGAGGAAAACCGTTATAAAACGCAAATGGTTTTAGGTGATGATGCAATTAATTACAGCAAGCTTAGAAATGCATCTTCGAGATGGAGCGCTGTTGATCTAAGCAGGGAATGGAAAGATTAA
- a CDS encoding adenylate/guanylate cyclase domain-containing protein, producing the protein MISKDQLPDNIKEIIRKQVDKFNVRVFTEEVNEIPNVVDIPGEGSAKWLKIKDVICVFVDMKNSTKLSASHHAGTTGRAYTLFTGTAVRLFKEFGASYIDIKGDGVFALFNSNKVHAAFASAVTFKTFIKEEFMAKVANKTNVDTGVHIGIHQATLLVSKIGLRKSVSRGDMHNEVWAGKTVNMASKLASLSDSNEIHVSDKYHSKLKSTKALYSCECGDPVYLWEEVDISNDDKFSFDKAMVLKSFWCKKHGAAYLTEILDAD; encoded by the coding sequence ATGATAAGCAAAGATCAATTGCCCGATAACATAAAAGAAATAATAAGAAAACAAGTAGATAAGTTTAATGTACGCGTCTTCACTGAAGAAGTTAATGAAATACCTAATGTAGTGGATATTCCCGGCGAGGGCTCTGCAAAATGGTTAAAAATAAAGGATGTTATATGTGTTTTTGTAGATATGAAGAACTCAACAAAACTGAGCGCTTCGCATCATGCCGGAACTACTGGCAGAGCATATACTCTTTTCACGGGTACAGCTGTTAGGTTATTTAAAGAGTTCGGGGCTTCTTATATAGATATTAAAGGTGATGGTGTTTTTGCTTTGTTTAACTCGAATAAAGTACACGCAGCATTTGCGTCCGCTGTTACTTTCAAGACTTTTATAAAAGAAGAATTTATGGCAAAAGTAGCTAACAAAACTAATGTTGATACAGGTGTTCATATTGGTATCCATCAAGCTACATTATTGGTAAGTAAAATAGGTCTTCGTAAAAGTGTTTCGAGAGGGGATATGCATAATGAAGTGTGGGCGGGTAAAACAGTTAATATGGCTTCTAAGCTGGCCAGCCTGTCCGATAGCAATGAAATCCATGTTTCCGATAAATACCACTCAAAATTAAAATCAACGAAAGCATTGTACTCATGCGAATGTGGCGATCCTGTGTATTTATGGGAAGAAGTGGATATTAGCAATGATGATAAGTTCTCTTTTGACAAGGCAATGGTTTTAAAGAGCTTTTGGTGTAAAAAGCATGGCGCAGCTTACTTGACAGAAATTTTAGATGCTGATTAA
- a CDS encoding Pycsar system effector family protein has translation MKSKSTEVEQMNEDYHLKLDGVFKNVNEWLKFAEQKNASLLLLNGGMIWGVTRVLSAVDFVPKISYWLNMTGYSLVAVSTLICIISFLPILQQRWFKPEKPSPSDNCLYFAHSAKYDARDYLKLLAKKLGYEEEKTTFTEFEVDLSKQIVTNSEIAFDKYKRFKLSAIFTISAVVLFLLSFGIINFME, from the coding sequence ATGAAGTCTAAAAGCACTGAGGTAGAACAGATGAATGAAGACTATCATTTAAAGTTGGATGGAGTTTTTAAAAACGTTAATGAATGGCTGAAATTTGCTGAGCAAAAAAACGCATCATTGCTTTTACTGAATGGTGGTATGATTTGGGGAGTCACACGAGTATTGAGCGCCGTAGATTTCGTTCCAAAGATATCGTACTGGCTTAATATGACAGGTTATTCTCTTGTTGCTGTCTCTACCCTAATTTGCATTATTTCATTTCTACCAATTTTGCAACAGCGTTGGTTTAAACCTGAAAAACCCAGTCCGTCTGACAACTGTCTATATTTCGCTCACTCAGCAAAATATGATGCCAGGGATTATCTTAAATTACTCGCAAAGAAACTGGGTTACGAAGAAGAAAAAACTACGTTTACCGAGTTTGAGGTTGATTTAAGTAAACAGATAGTTACAAACTCAGAAATAGCATTTGATAAATATAAGCGGTTTAAGTTATCAGCTATCTTTACGATATCGGCAGTTGTCTTATTTTTGTTATCTTTTGGAATAATAAACTTCATGGAGTAA
- a CDS encoding LysE family translocator, with the protein MFEYTAVHWVTFLSAAVLLNLSPGPDIAFILGQTLRNGRRQGFAGMFGIWAGASLHVAMAALGLSAILATSALAFSIVKWLGAAYLIWLGIGMLLSRGDSFISDGQSGNPSTHSIFWQGALVSALNPKVAIFFLAFLPQFVVEGAGSVGAQLFLHGSLIIVVAAFIEPPLIMAGSRLGAYLKRNRRVGLWMDRGLGALFVTLGARLAVSSK; encoded by the coding sequence ATGTTCGAATACACTGCTGTTCACTGGGTAACTTTTTTGTCTGCCGCTGTGCTTTTGAACCTTTCGCCAGGGCCCGATATTGCTTTTATTCTAGGCCAAACATTACGCAATGGGCGTCGGCAGGGTTTTGCGGGAATGTTTGGCATTTGGGCGGGCGCGTCGCTGCACGTGGCTATGGCCGCGCTAGGGCTTTCAGCAATCCTCGCAACTTCAGCTTTGGCTTTCTCAATTGTTAAATGGCTGGGTGCTGCGTATTTGATATGGCTTGGGATTGGCATGCTGTTATCCCGCGGTGATTCGTTTATCTCAGATGGACAATCAGGCAACCCAAGTACGCATTCGATTTTTTGGCAGGGGGCATTAGTTTCTGCTCTCAACCCGAAAGTGGCCATCTTTTTCCTCGCGTTCTTACCACAATTTGTCGTCGAGGGGGCGGGCTCTGTTGGCGCCCAACTGTTTCTTCACGGAAGTCTGATAATCGTTGTAGCAGCTTTTATTGAGCCGCCCCTCATTATGGCAGGGTCGCGACTAGGCGCATATTTAAAGAGAAATCGACGAGTTGGATTATGGATGGATCGGGGACTTGGGGCTCTATTTGTAACCTTGGGAGCGCGTCTTGCTGTTAGTTCCAAGTAG
- a CDS encoding cation:proton antiporter, with protein sequence MSIFSLMSILITLAAVSSYFNYRYIKLPTTIGVMLVALVASLILIVVSPYSDGLRDEATALVARIDFNQVVLHGMLAFLLFAAAIHVKLDNLRKEWLPIALLAVVGTLMSTFIVGTLTWLVLDWMGLSIPFLHALLFGALISPTDPIAVVAIMKSVGVSEQLESQIAGESLFNDGLGVVVFLVLLQLSGLDAAAAEGSHLASPIDAAAIGMLLLKEVGGALLLASIAGYLTYQMLKRVDNYQVEVLLTLALAMGLYALADSLHLSAPIAVVVAGLFVGNHGWLFAMSDKTRENVDTFWELIDEILNVVLFLLIGLELLILPIERAWLLAGALAIPIVLATRGFCVSIIMGPLSRVTSQSPGVIRILTWGGLRGGISVAMALSLPESELRNLVLTLTYCVVVFSIVVQGLTMGKVIRLSGKSPTR encoded by the coding sequence ATGAGCATATTCTCTTTGATGAGCATATTGATCACGCTCGCCGCCGTATCGAGTTATTTCAATTATCGCTACATCAAGCTGCCGACGACCATTGGCGTCATGCTGGTGGCGCTGGTCGCCTCACTTATCCTGATCGTGGTCAGCCCCTACAGCGATGGGCTACGTGACGAGGCGACGGCCCTGGTGGCGCGTATCGACTTTAACCAGGTAGTACTGCATGGGATGCTGGCCTTTCTGCTGTTTGCTGCCGCTATCCATGTCAAGCTCGATAACCTGAGAAAAGAATGGCTACCCATTGCGCTACTCGCCGTCGTGGGTACTTTGATGTCCACCTTCATCGTCGGCACCTTGACCTGGCTAGTACTGGATTGGATGGGACTAAGCATTCCCTTCCTGCATGCCCTGCTGTTTGGCGCCTTGATTTCACCGACCGATCCTATCGCGGTGGTCGCCATCATGAAATCCGTCGGCGTCTCTGAACAGCTTGAGAGCCAGATAGCGGGGGAGTCGCTGTTCAATGACGGCCTGGGCGTGGTGGTGTTTCTGGTGCTTTTGCAGCTTTCCGGACTGGACGCGGCCGCCGCGGAGGGGTCGCATCTAGCGTCTCCTATCGATGCGGCTGCGATCGGTATGCTGCTGCTCAAGGAAGTGGGCGGGGCGCTGCTATTGGCCTCAATAGCGGGATACCTGACCTATCAGATGCTCAAACGCGTTGATAACTACCAGGTTGAGGTGCTGCTCACACTAGCCTTGGCCATGGGGCTTTATGCCCTGGCGGATAGCCTGCATCTATCCGCGCCTATCGCCGTGGTAGTCGCTGGGCTGTTTGTGGGCAATCACGGGTGGCTGTTCGCCATGTCGGACAAAACTCGCGAAAACGTGGATACCTTTTGGGAACTGATCGACGAGATTCTAAACGTGGTGCTCTTTTTGCTGATTGGTCTGGAGCTGCTTATCCTGCCCATTGAACGTGCCTGGCTGCTAGCGGGTGCTTTGGCGATCCCTATCGTTCTGGCCACGCGGGGCTTCTGCGTGTCTATCATCATGGGCCCGCTGAGCCGAGTGACAAGCCAGTCACCGGGCGTGATCCGGATTCTCACCTGGGGTGGACTGCGCGGCGGCATTTCGGTGGCCATGGCGCTTTCGCTGCCGGAAAGTGAGCTGCGTAACCTGGTGCTGACGCTGACCTACTGCGTGGTGGTCTTCTCGATTGTCGTGCAGGGATTGACCATGGGGAAAGTGATTCGCCTAAGTGGCAAGTCGCCGACACGCTAA
- the gabT gene encoding 4-aminobutyrate--2-oxoglutarate transaminase, which produces MTNQELNELKNRYVANGAATANTAFAEYAENAELWDADGQRWIDFAGGIGVLNLGHRHPKIVAAVEAQLKKVMHTSAAVISYAPYVQLCQKLCELTPVRGPERKAMLVNTGAEALENAVKIARAATGRTGIITFDGAFHGRTMMTLAMTGKVLPYKNDFGPMPGDVFRAPFPNPLHGISEEASLEAIRTLFKTDIAPHRTAAIVIEPVQGEGGFYIASPGYLKALRALCDEHGILLIADEVQSGFARTGKLFALEHSGIEADILTTAKSLANGMPLSAVVGTAKVMDASGPNSLGGTYSGNPLSCAAALAVIEVIEEENILARSEQMGKMLAERFGVWEARFPAVAHGRQLGAMAAFELLDSDGKPDTQMTGALCAKAREKGLILLSCGFYGNSIRILVPLTVSSVVLEEGLSIIEASLEALS; this is translated from the coding sequence ATGACCAACCAAGAACTGAACGAACTGAAAAACCGCTATGTGGCCAACGGCGCGGCGACCGCCAATACGGCCTTCGCCGAATATGCGGAAAATGCCGAGCTGTGGGACGCCGACGGCCAACGTTGGATCGACTTCGCTGGCGGCATCGGTGTTCTTAATCTAGGCCATCGCCACCCAAAAATCGTCGCAGCGGTCGAAGCGCAGCTGAAAAAAGTGATGCACACCAGCGCGGCGGTGATCTCCTACGCACCCTACGTGCAGCTGTGCCAAAAGCTCTGTGAACTGACCCCGGTGCGTGGCCCCGAGCGCAAGGCGATGCTAGTCAATACCGGTGCCGAAGCGCTGGAAAACGCCGTCAAAATTGCCCGCGCTGCCACTGGGCGCACCGGCATTATCACGTTTGATGGCGCCTTCCATGGCCGGACCATGATGACGTTGGCGATGACCGGCAAAGTGCTGCCCTACAAGAATGACTTCGGCCCGATGCCGGGCGACGTGTTCCGCGCACCGTTCCCGAACCCGCTGCACGGCATCAGCGAAGAGGCCTCGCTTGAGGCTATTCGCACGCTGTTCAAAACCGATATCGCCCCCCATCGTACGGCGGCGATCGTGATCGAGCCGGTACAGGGCGAAGGCGGTTTCTACATCGCCTCACCGGGCTATCTGAAAGCGCTGCGCGCCCTGTGTGACGAGCACGGCATTTTGCTGATTGCCGACGAAGTGCAGTCCGGCTTTGCCCGCACCGGCAAATTGTTTGCCCTGGAACATAGCGGCATCGAGGCGGATATTCTCACCACCGCCAAGAGCCTGGCAAACGGCATGCCGCTTTCTGCCGTCGTAGGCACTGCCAAGGTGATGGACGCTTCTGGCCCCAACTCGCTAGGCGGCACCTACAGCGGCAACCCGCTCTCCTGCGCGGCGGCGCTGGCGGTGATTGAGGTGATCGAAGAGGAAAATATTCTGGCCCGCAGCGAGCAGATGGGCAAGATGCTGGCCGAGCGCTTTGGCGTGTGGGAAGCGCGCTTCCCCGCGGTAGCCCACGGCCGCCAGCTCGGCGCTATGGCGGCATTTGAACTGCTCGATAGCGACGGCAAGCCAGATACTCAGATGACCGGCGCGCTATGTGCCAAAGCCCGCGAGAAAGGCTTGATCCTGCTTTCCTGCGGCTTCTACGGCAACAGCATCCGTATTCTGGTGCCGCTGACGGTATCGTCTGTGGTGTTGGAGGAAGGGTTGAGCATTATCGAGGCATCGCTGGAAGCGCTTAGCTGA
- a CDS encoding NAD-dependent succinate-semialdehyde dehydrogenase produces the protein MSFIEQWLHDAVPALVGGEWRIGQQTFAVDNPATGETIARVAEMGADDTRDAVAAAYNAGTAWRATPVKQRSALLRRWFELIIEHADDLARLMTLEQGKPLAEAKGEVIYGASFIEFFAEEAKRMAGETLPSHGADKRLLVLREPVGVVAAITPWNFPLAMITRKCAPALAAGCTVVIKPAEATPLTALAAAYLALEAGLPVGTINVITASKPVAIGEVLTTDPRVRKVSFTGSTPVGKRLLAQCASTVKKTAMELGGNAPFIVFDDADVDAAVDGAIASKFRNAGQTCVCTNRFLVQDGIYDAFVSRLTERVKALSVGDGLADGNVIGPLINQAAVEKVQRHVDDAISHGARLMCGGQPHAAGERFFTPTVLADVTTAMAVADEETFGPVAPVFRFTRDEDAIQMANDTPFGLAAYFYATDYRRIWHTMEQLEYGMVGVNEGLISTELAPFGGVKESGLGREGSHHGLDEFTELKYVCVGGL, from the coding sequence ATGAGCTTTATCGAACAGTGGTTGCACGATGCAGTTCCTGCCCTGGTGGGCGGTGAGTGGCGCATCGGCCAGCAAACCTTTGCCGTCGATAACCCCGCCACCGGCGAAACGATTGCCCGCGTGGCCGAAATGGGCGCCGACGATACCCGTGACGCCGTGGCAGCCGCCTACAACGCTGGCACTGCCTGGCGCGCCACCCCAGTGAAACAACGCTCAGCGCTGCTGCGCCGCTGGTTTGAGCTGATCATTGAGCACGCCGATGACCTTGCTCGCTTGATGACGTTAGAGCAGGGCAAGCCGCTGGCAGAAGCCAAGGGCGAAGTGATTTATGGCGCCTCGTTTATTGAGTTCTTTGCTGAAGAAGCCAAGCGCATGGCGGGGGAAACCTTGCCCAGCCACGGCGCCGACAAGCGCCTGCTGGTGCTGCGCGAGCCGGTCGGCGTGGTCGCCGCGATTACGCCCTGGAACTTCCCGCTGGCGATGATTACCCGTAAGTGCGCGCCAGCCCTGGCTGCGGGCTGCACGGTAGTGATCAAACCTGCTGAAGCCACGCCGCTGACCGCGCTTGCTGCCGCGTATCTGGCACTGGAAGCAGGCCTGCCCGTGGGTACTATCAACGTCATCACTGCTTCTAAACCGGTAGCGATAGGCGAAGTGCTGACGACCGACCCGCGGGTGCGCAAGGTCTCGTTCACCGGCTCCACGCCAGTGGGCAAGCGCCTGCTGGCTCAGTGTGCCAGCACGGTGAAGAAAACCGCTATGGAGCTGGGCGGCAACGCGCCGTTCATCGTCTTTGACGATGCCGATGTGGACGCCGCCGTTGACGGCGCCATTGCGTCTAAATTTCGCAACGCCGGGCAAACCTGTGTCTGTACCAATCGATTTTTAGTCCAGGACGGCATCTATGATGCCTTTGTCAGCAGGCTGACCGAGCGCGTTAAGGCACTTAGCGTGGGCGATGGTTTAGCCGACGGCAACGTGATTGGCCCGCTGATCAATCAGGCGGCGGTCGAGAAAGTACAGCGCCATGTCGATGATGCGATAAGCCACGGCGCGCGCCTTATGTGCGGTGGCCAGCCCCACGCCGCCGGCGAGCGATTCTTTACGCCCACGGTACTGGCGGATGTCACCACCGCCATGGCGGTGGCCGACGAGGAAACCTTCGGCCCCGTTGCGCCAGTGTTCCGTTTTACGCGCGACGAAGACGCTATCCAGATGGCCAATGATACGCCGTTCGGCCTGGCAGCATACTTCTACGCCACGGATTATCGCCGTATCTGGCACACCATGGAGCAGCTGGAGTACGGCATGGTGGGCGTCAATGAAGGCTTGATCTCCACAGAGCTTGCGCCCTTCGGCGGCGTAAAAGAGTCCGGGCTGGGCCGCGAAGGCTCTCACCACGGTCTTGATGAATTTACCGAACTGAAATACGTCTGTGTTGGCGGTTTATAA
- a CDS encoding APC family permease — protein MTTPSSEQDGLVRVLARGDVLALAFGAMIGWGWIVLTGTAIQSAGSVGAIIAFIIGGLAIVLVGLTYAELASAMPKVGGEHVYSYRALGHLPSFLCTWAIILGYLSVVAFEAVALPTVIEHLAPNYAVGHLWTIAGWEVKATWVAVGVGGSLAMMVINYFGVTTAALLQKVVTGLILLVGVMFVTGSLFEGETINMLPLFTQADTGVFAGIVAVLVMVPFLFVGFDVIPQAAEEINLPYKAIGNVLMMSVILAVVWYALIILATSLALNSDELGASSLSVPDAMGSLFNAAWASNLMVMAGIAGIITSWNAFYIGGSRAIYALAKAGMLPSPFAKLHPRYRTPTNAIFMMGFLSCLAPFFGRPALVWIVNAGGLGIVIAYLFVAISFVVLRVREPDMPRPFKVSNGKLCGIFAVILSFGMACLYLPGSPAALSGAEWTIFAGWAALGIVLYIHALRTYGRDYSDRHMKMDL, from the coding sequence ATGACCACACCTTCATCAGAGCAGGACGGCTTAGTCCGAGTACTTGCCCGTGGCGATGTGTTAGCGCTGGCTTTCGGCGCGATGATTGGCTGGGGCTGGATTGTACTTACCGGCACCGCGATTCAATCGGCAGGCAGCGTAGGCGCCATTATAGCGTTTATTATCGGTGGCTTAGCCATTGTATTGGTGGGCCTTACCTATGCAGAGCTTGCTTCTGCCATGCCCAAAGTCGGCGGTGAGCATGTGTATAGCTACCGTGCGCTGGGTCATCTGCCTTCGTTTTTATGCACCTGGGCGATTATTTTAGGCTACTTAAGCGTGGTCGCCTTTGAAGCCGTCGCACTGCCAACGGTGATCGAGCACTTAGCGCCTAACTACGCAGTCGGTCATCTTTGGACGATTGCCGGATGGGAAGTGAAAGCCACCTGGGTAGCGGTAGGCGTGGGCGGTTCGCTGGCCATGATGGTGATTAACTACTTCGGTGTAACCACTGCGGCGCTGCTGCAAAAGGTAGTCACCGGGTTGATTTTGTTGGTGGGCGTCATGTTTGTGACCGGTTCGCTGTTTGAAGGCGAAACGATCAATATGCTGCCGCTCTTTACGCAGGCCGACACCGGCGTCTTCGCGGGCATCGTCGCCGTGCTGGTCATGGTGCCGTTTCTGTTTGTGGGCTTTGACGTTATTCCTCAAGCGGCGGAAGAGATTAATCTGCCCTATAAAGCCATTGGCAACGTGCTGATGATGTCGGTCATTTTGGCCGTAGTGTGGTACGCGCTGATTATTTTGGCCACCAGCCTTGCGCTCAATAGCGACGAACTAGGGGCCAGCTCGCTCAGCGTGCCGGACGCCATGGGCTCACTGTTCAACGCAGCCTGGGCAAGTAATCTTATGGTGATGGCCGGCATTGCAGGCATTATCACCAGCTGGAACGCCTTCTACATTGGCGGCTCGCGCGCCATTTATGCGCTTGCTAAAGCGGGCATGCTGCCGTCGCCATTCGCCAAGCTACACCCTCGCTATAGAACACCCACCAATGCCATCTTCATGATGGGGTTTCTCTCTTGTCTGGCGCCGTTTTTTGGCCGCCCAGCGCTGGTGTGGATCGTTAACGCCGGTGGTTTAGGCATTGTGATCGCCTATTTGTTTGTTGCCATTTCGTTTGTGGTGCTGCGAGTGCGCGAGCCGGATATGCCGCGCCCCTTCAAGGTGAGTAACGGCAAACTATGCGGCATCTTCGCCGTCATCCTTTCCTTTGGCATGGCATGTCTTTATCTGCCGGGTAGCCCGGCAGCGTTGAGCGGTGCTGAATGGACCATCTTTGCCGGTTGGGCAGCGCTAGGCATCGTGCTGTATATCCATGCCTTGCGCACCTACGGCCGTGATTACAGCGACCGCCATATGAAGATGGATCTGTAA